The following are encoded in a window of Anoplopoma fimbria isolate UVic2021 breed Golden Eagle Sablefish chromosome 3, Afim_UVic_2022, whole genome shotgun sequence genomic DNA:
- the kncn gene encoding kinocilin produces MNPVSVGEYHGLRVGSALLSIVAGCIIIGVSRECDADAVGGIFLGAGGLGLLISIYPFIKAWLNINHILPSFGNFRVHPTPAQPAHDQPVETLRREGTQSQLNLEHSKSRMGTFVEGGPMAETNPDEGTSSDMPDILSRRKLKQPPADQDLP; encoded by the exons ATGAACCCCGTCAGCGTTGGGGAGTACCATGGGCTGCGGGTGGGATCAGCCTTGCTCAGCATCGTGGCGGGCTGCATCATCATTGGGGTATCCAGGGAGTGTGACGCTGATGCTGTAGGAGGGATCTTCCTGGGAGCGGGAGGCCTCG GCCTGCTCATATCGATCTACCCCTTCATAAAAGCCTGGCTGAACATCAACCATATTCTTCCATCCTTTG GAAACTTCAGAGTGCACCCCACACCCGCCCAACCCGCTCACGATCAACCTGTGGAGACACTTAGAAGAGAag GGACTCAGAGTCAGCTAAATCTGGAGCATTCTAAGAGTCGAATGGGAACCTTTGTGGAGGGCGGACCGATGGCTGAGACCAACCCAGATGAGGG GACATCTTCAGACATGCCAGACATCTTATCTAGACGGAAACTTAAGCAACCACCTGCTGATCAAGACCTGCCATGA